Part of the Candidatus Poribacteria bacterium genome is shown below.
ATGAAAACGATCCTTTTTCTCGCGATCCTCTGGTGTGCAATTTCACTGCCAGCCCTCGCTGAACTGACACCTGAAGATCTTGATAAAATTCGTTTGATCGTCAAAGAAGAAGTCGATCCCGTAAAGAGAGATGTCGCCATCATACAAGGTCAACTTCAAGGCATTGACAAACGCTTCGATGACGTTAACAAACGCTTCGATGACGTTAACAAACGCTTCGATCATGCCAACAATTACACGTATGCCCTGATCGCACTCATTGTTATTGCCGTTGGGATTCCACAAATCATCATCGCTTCGCGCTGGCGAAAGGATGTTCAACTCGAAAAACAGATGCAAACGCTCACCCAGCGGCTTGAAACACTTGAACAGCAACGCATTGTGCCATGAGCAGGACTTACGCAAATTGTGTAAAAAGGCAATAGATTTCACCCAAAACACAATGGAGTTAACCCTCTAAATCCCCAACCCCCCATATCCCCTCTTATCAACGGGGTAGAAGAGATGAAGGAAGGCGTGGTGTGAAAACCGCGCCTTTTTTCTTATTTTCCGAAACGCGATTTTGTTTAAAAGGTTGACACAATTCGAGGGCTGTGATACACTTAAAAAATGGCTGTCAGCTGTCGGCTGTCGGTTATAGTAAAACCCGTAATTACCTTTACACTTTTTTGCATCGGCGAGGTTAGGAAACCTCGCCTACCGGGGGCAGAAGTGTAAACTTATTTTCAAAATCTACTATAAGAGGCTTTTTAAAGGGTCTTAAGAGCACCCGCTGATGGAAACCGAAAGTCGATGGCCAATTTGCTATGTCAGATTAGCGGAGGAAAATGCGTGAAATCAATCGATTCTAAACAAGCAGGATTAACGTCCATACAGATCTTAGTTGTTGTCATCGTTCTGGGAATTGTTGCGGCTGTCCTTTTGGCACCTCGGTTACTCGGACAAGCCGGTCGGGCTTTACAGGCACAAGCCGCGGAGGACATTGAAACATTGGGTATCGCTCTTGATAGATACGCCAAAGATAATGGCGATTATCCCTCGACTGAACAGGGCTTAAAGGCACTTTGGGAGATACCTGAAGCACCCCCAATACCTATAAACTGGATAGAACCCTATATTCAAATCCCAATCACCGAAGATCCGTGGGGAAATCCCTATGTCTATGTTCGCCCCGGTAACCACGACCGATACGGATACGATCTCATCTCTTTCGGCAGTGATGGCGTTGAGGGTGGGACAGGTGAAGCGGAGGATGTCGTGAGTTGGATCCGGCGTGATGAGTAATTTTAATTTTTCCTTGCGGTTCGGTCAGGATGGCTGCAGGTTTGAGGTGCCTCCTCATCTATCCGCACTCCGCTTCGCTACGTGCTACGGTTTTGTTACTAACGGGTGAAAGGACCTACGAAGAAACACCCAAGCAAAAACCCCCTACGCGATCTTGAACTATACTAAGAACCTGCGTGTCAGCGGAGCATACGTCAGGAGCCCATAAGTAAAAATATGAAGATCACTCAGATTGACGTTATCAAAATAAGAGTGCCGTATCATGAAGGCATTTATGAACTCATGACCCGTCGTAATCTTTACCAGATTGATTACGTCTACAAGGTACACACCGATGTAGGGCTCGTCGGAATTGGCGATGGAGCACTTCAGGCAGATGAAGTCGTTCAACGCTATATCGGTAGAAATCCATTTGAGTTCATAAATGGCTGGGCACCCACGCCCCTCCAACAGGCTTTTTACGACATTATGGGGAAGGCGCTTGGCGTGCCGGTGCATCAACTTTTAGGTGAGAAGGTACACAGCAAAACGCAATTCGGCTACTGGTCGATTGATATGACCCCAGAAGAATGGGCAGCAGAAGCACAGCACGCTTATTCGCTCGGCTACCGGCTCCACAAAATCAAGGCCCGTCCGTGGTTTGAAGTGCTTGAGCAGGTAGAAGCAATCACGGCAGTTGTGCCAGATGATTATAGACTCCGCGTCGATGCAAATGACTCGTTTGAAACCCCAGGGCGGACCCTCGAAGTTGTGCGTCAACTGCAAGATTACAATATAGAGTCATTTGAAACCCCGATTCCACAAGCCGATATTGCCGGATATAAAGAGATTAAACGACACACCGATATGCCGATAACTATCCACTTCGGCACCCCCGATCCAATCGAAGCGATACGGGCAAATATGAACGATTCATTTATTATCGCTTACCCCGACTCACGCGCTGCCAATGCTATACAGGAGGCAGTTATTTCAAATGCTGCGCATCTCCCTGTATGGATACAAATTGTCGGGCTCGGCATTACGACCTGTTACGTTATGCACCTTGCAGCAGTGATGCCGAATGCAACCATGCCTGCGATTACGCTGAATGCTTTGCGGGCTTTTGATCTGGTTACACCGTCAACGATTCCGCTTGTGGATGGGTACGCAACTGTTCCAGATAAACCGGGATTAGGCGTTGAATTGGACGAGGATGCCCTTGATAATTGTCGCTTATAGGGAAAAATAAAATGGGAGTGCGAATTTAAGAAACGCATGTCAAAGTCCAGACGCACATCGTTTAACCGCAAGGTATAATTAAAAAGGAGAAAAAGCATTATGCAAATGCACGTAGGTGGAGAATGGATTGATAAATCCGATAAAATTGATGTCCTGAGTCCCTTCGACGGTTCAGTTGTTGACACCGTTCCGAGAGGGGACGCAGGCGACGTTGAAACCGCTATTCAAACCGCGGAACGTGGCGCGAAGATCATGGCAGGGATGACCGGCTATGAACGCTACGAGATTCTGCGTAAAGTTGCGGACTTGATGGTGGAACGGGCAGGCGAACTCGCCGAGGTTATCACTCGCGAAGAGGGAAAAATCCTCGCCGAGGCGACAATTGAAGCAACACGCGCCTCCGAGATTATCGCCCTTTCTGCGGAGGAGGCGAAACGGTTAACGGGTGAAACCATCCCCCTTGAAGGCGCGCCTGGTGTCAAAGACAAACTCGGCTTTACAGTCCGCATGCCGTGTGGTATCGTCGCCGGTATTAGTCCTTTCAACTTCCCACTGCACCTTGTTTGCCACAAAGCGGGTCCCGCAATCGCTGGTGGAAACGCTATTATCATCAAACCCGCGACGGATACACCGCTCTCCGCCCTGAAACTGGTGGAACTCTTTCTGGAAGCAGGGACACCGCCTGAGGCGATTCAGTGTGTCACAGGTCCCGGTGGCGAAATCGGGGATACACTCTGTGCGGATCAGCGCGTCCGAAAGATTACCTTTACGGGTAGCCGTGATGTCGGCGAGCATATCTGTAAGGTCGCAGGGTTAAAGCGTGTCACGATGGAACTCGGATCGAATTCACCGCTCATTGTCATGCCCGATGCGGATCCCGAAAAGGTCGCGAAGGCAGCGGCGGCATCCGGTTATTCTAATGCAGGGCAGGTCTGTATCTCAACGCAGCGCGTCATCGCGCATGAAAAAATCTACGGTGATTTCTTAGATGCATTCCAGTCAGAGGTCGCTCAAATCAGCACTGGCGACCCCCTCGCGGAGGGAGTACGGATGGGACCGATGATTCGAGAAGGTGATGCCACGCGTGTTGCCGAATGGATTCAGG
Proteins encoded:
- the gspG gene encoding type II secretion system protein GspG, giving the protein MANLLCQISGGKCVKSIDSKQAGLTSIQILVVVIVLGIVAAVLLAPRLLGQAGRALQAQAAEDIETLGIALDRYAKDNGDYPSTEQGLKALWEIPEAPPIPINWIEPYIQIPITEDPWGNPYVYVRPGNHDRYGYDLISFGSDGVEGGTGEAEDVVSWIRRDE
- a CDS encoding aldehyde dehydrogenase family protein; the protein is MQMHVGGEWIDKSDKIDVLSPFDGSVVDTVPRGDAGDVETAIQTAERGAKIMAGMTGYERYEILRKVADLMVERAGELAEVITREEGKILAEATIEATRASEIIALSAEEAKRLTGETIPLEGAPGVKDKLGFTVRMPCGIVAGISPFNFPLHLVCHKAGPAIAGGNAIIIKPATDTPLSALKLVELFLEAGTPPEAIQCVTGPGGEIGDTLCADQRVRKITFTGSRDVGEHICKVAGLKRVTMELGSNSPLIVMPDADPEKVAKAAAASGYSNAGQVCISTQRVIAHEKIYGDFLDAFQSEVAQISTGDPLAEGVRMGPMIREGDATRVAEWIQEAVSDGAELLTGGDKQDQFVTPAILANVKPEMKISCDEVFGPAVGVTRVNDIDEAIALANDTNYGLSAAIFTQNVDWAMKFVREVESGNLMVNWGTQWRADLMPYGGVKESGMGKEGPKYAIEEMTELKMAIFHLDS